In a single window of the Thermococcus sp. genome:
- a CDS encoding AbrB/MazE/SpoVT family DNA-binding domain-containing protein — MGITKVTRNYQITIPSDIRKKLGIKVGDVLVIEIEDGKAVIKKSDLELPLLPGGKGLKVEDIEEAIRKGQGEEE; from the coding sequence ATGGGAATCACAAAAGTAACTAGGAACTATCAAATTACTATCCCGAGCGATATTAGGAAGAAGCTGGGAATTAAAGTGGGGGACGTTCTCGTCATCGAGATCGAAGACGGGAAGGCCGTGATCAAAAAGAGCGACCTTGAACTCCCCTTACTGCCCGGGGGAAAGGGGCTGAAGGTCGAGGATATCGAAGAGGCCATAAGAAAGGGGCAGGGTGAGGAGGAGTGA
- a CDS encoding DUF1614 domain-containing protein, with product MNKRRFIIPPVSLPVLFLIFIIFLAVFVIFSSIVMAAFEKLGIPPEVAYALFIFALLGSFINIPIAEEVSYEPVIGLREVRFFGISYPVPYFDWAERRVIIAINVGGALVPLSIVLYEIFRLLYLGQFALLFNTLLATVIAAVFSHAFARPVKGLGIAMPMFLPPLIAMILGWLLGDGNPNLVAYVSGTMGVLIGADIMNWGRIKNLGAPMVSIGGAGTFDGIFLAGVIAVLLV from the coding sequence ATGAATAAGAGGCGCTTCATAATCCCTCCCGTTTCGCTTCCGGTTCTCTTCCTGATATTCATCATCTTCCTGGCAGTATTCGTCATATTTTCGAGCATAGTCATGGCGGCATTTGAGAAGCTTGGAATACCCCCCGAAGTCGCGTATGCACTCTTCATTTTCGCACTTCTCGGGAGCTTCATCAACATCCCCATCGCGGAGGAGGTCTCCTACGAGCCGGTCATCGGCCTGAGGGAGGTTCGCTTTTTCGGCATCTCCTATCCCGTCCCCTACTTTGATTGGGCTGAGAGGAGGGTTATAATAGCCATAAACGTCGGCGGGGCGCTGGTTCCTCTGAGTATTGTCCTCTATGAGATCTTCAGGCTGCTCTATCTGGGCCAGTTCGCTCTGCTCTTCAACACGCTTCTGGCCACGGTGATAGCTGCCGTCTTCAGCCACGCCTTTGCTAGGCCCGTCAAGGGTTTGGGGATAGCGATGCCCATGTTCCTCCCTCCGCTGATAGCCATGATCCTCGGCTGGCTTCTGGGGGACGGCAACCCCAACCTCGTGGCCTACGTCAGCGGAACGATGGGAGTCCTCATCGGCGCGGATATAATGAACTGGGGGCGTATCAAGAACCTGGGTGCCCCGATGGTCAGCATAGGGGGTGCCGGCACCTTCGACGGAATCTTCCTCGCGGGTGTTATTGCCGTCCTTCTGGTATGA
- a CDS encoding PIN domain-containing protein, which yields MTVIDTNVFIYATLRDSEFNPEARSLLASLERWIVPSMVLYELYWFFREEGYSWEDIMKVVSSILKSPRTKVIGDGGKYTKRALELTKNPKRFNDMVILAMAEDFKRLATYDRRLKKEAEKLGIKTLP from the coding sequence GTGACGGTAATAGACACCAACGTCTTCATATACGCCACCCTGAGGGATTCGGAGTTCAACCCGGAAGCGAGAAGCCTACTTGCATCACTGGAGAGGTGGATCGTCCCCAGCATGGTTCTCTACGAGCTCTACTGGTTTTTCAGGGAGGAGGGTTACAGCTGGGAAGACATAATGAAGGTGGTCTCCTCAATTCTGAAGAGCCCAAGGACAAAGGTAATCGGGGATGGCGGAAAGTACACAAAACGCGCGCTGGAGCTAACCAAGAATCCAAAGCGCTTCAACGACATGGTAATCCTTGCCATGGCGGAGGACTTCAAAAGGCTGGCGACATATGATAGAAGACTGAAAAAAGAGGCGGAAAAGCTGGGCATCAAAACCCTGCCCTAA
- a CDS encoding ASCH domain-containing protein — MCAENSNRKRGLIVREPFATLIAEGKKVWEIRKSRTRIRGRVLIISGGRAVGSAELVDVLGPFTPEELSEHADKHLVDVDFLREYSGGKPLYAWVFRNAEKFDGPRKVRIPRGAQVWANVVVEDE; from the coding sequence ATGTGTGCCGAGAATTCAAACCGCAAAAGGGGTCTGATAGTGCGCGAACCCTTCGCAACGCTCATAGCCGAGGGGAAGAAGGTCTGGGAGATAAGAAAATCCCGGACTAGGATCAGAGGGAGAGTCCTCATAATCAGCGGCGGCAGGGCCGTTGGAAGTGCGGAGTTGGTTGACGTTCTCGGTCCATTCACCCCAGAGGAGCTCAGTGAACATGCCGACAAGCATCTGGTTGATGTGGATTTTCTTAGGGAGTACTCCGGAGGGAAGCCCCTATACGCCTGGGTCTTCCGCAACGCGGAGAAGTTCGATGGGCCGAGGAAAGTTCGCATCCCAAGGGGCGCCCAGGTGTGGGCCAACGTGGTGGTGGAGGATGAATAA
- a CDS encoding ribose-phosphate diphosphokinase encodes MFVVGSGARHLEDELRALGGEVLDVEIKRFPDGEKYVRILGSSEEVTVVQSTFSPQDEHLIELILMADALRERGVQKLRVVVPYLAYSRQDRVTKDGEPVSVRAILRVLAVYYDELYVFDLHNPETLRFFPGKAVNLSPARAIADYFGEKLGEGIVLAPDKGALARAKAVAERLGLEYSHFHKVRISPTEVQMKPVDVDVRGKNVLIVDDIISTGGTMVRAANLLREMGAEKVFVAATHGVFAEGAIERVGKAVDELAVTNTIPTPVSKISVVPDILGL; translated from the coding sequence ATGTTCGTGGTCGGAAGCGGTGCCAGGCATCTGGAGGATGAGCTAAGGGCCCTGGGCGGCGAGGTTCTTGATGTTGAGATAAAGAGATTCCCCGACGGTGAGAAGTACGTCAGAATCCTGGGTTCTTCGGAGGAGGTTACCGTTGTTCAGTCCACGTTCTCTCCCCAAGACGAGCATCTGATTGAGCTGATTCTGATGGCCGATGCGCTGCGCGAGCGGGGGGTTCAGAAGCTCAGAGTCGTCGTCCCTTACCTGGCATACTCCAGACAGGATCGGGTCACAAAGGACGGAGAGCCCGTGAGCGTTAGGGCCATACTCAGAGTCCTGGCCGTTTACTACGATGAGCTCTATGTCTTTGACCTCCACAACCCCGAGACCCTCAGGTTCTTCCCCGGCAAGGCGGTCAACCTTTCTCCGGCGAGGGCCATAGCGGACTATTTCGGAGAGAAGCTCGGTGAGGGAATTGTTCTCGCCCCTGACAAGGGGGCCCTTGCAAGGGCGAAGGCAGTTGCCGAAAGGCTGGGCCTTGAGTACAGCCACTTCCACAAGGTTCGCATCTCCCCGACGGAGGTTCAGATGAAGCCTGTTGACGTTGATGTGAGGGGGAAGAACGTGCTCATAGTCGATGACATCATAAGCACAGGGGGGACGATGGTCAGGGCCGCAAACCTGCTGAGGGAGATGGGTGCGGAGAAAGTCTTCGTCGCGGCCACTCACGGAGTTTTCGCCGAGGGGGCAATAGAGAGGGTGGGCAAAGCCGTTGACGAGCTTGCCGTCACGAACACCATACCGACGCCGGTTTCGAAGATAAGCGTAGTGCCTGACATATTGGGCCTTTAG
- a CDS encoding MBL fold metallo-hydrolase, whose amino-acid sequence MKIIWYGHACFWVETNGVRLLIDPYPEVDDDRIGEVDYILITHEHVDHYGKVELLSRLRNAEVIGPKPVYMMAISDGVTRVREIEEGQTLELGNGVKVTAVYMEHPSSQYPVGYLIEGDRTLFHTGDTYSTPALQKLRGKVDVLLVPISGRSTANEREAAQIIEDIRPRIVIPMHYGIYGQGSVEKLQNELRKRRIWVMVRPMEPYEELTL is encoded by the coding sequence ATGAAGATTATCTGGTACGGACACGCGTGCTTTTGGGTCGAGACGAATGGTGTGAGACTGCTCATCGACCCGTACCCAGAGGTTGACGACGACAGGATAGGAGAGGTGGACTACATACTGATAACCCACGAGCACGTTGACCACTACGGCAAGGTCGAGCTGCTCTCAAGGCTGAGAAACGCCGAGGTCATAGGGCCGAAGCCGGTATACATGATGGCCATCAGCGACGGCGTGACCAGGGTCAGGGAAATAGAGGAAGGGCAGACGCTGGAACTTGGGAACGGCGTCAAAGTTACCGCCGTCTACATGGAGCACCCCTCAAGCCAGTACCCCGTGGGCTACCTCATAGAGGGAGACAGGACCCTTTTCCACACCGGCGATACCTATTCAACCCCCGCCCTCCAGAAGCTCCGCGGGAAGGTGGACGTTCTCTTAGTACCCATCAGCGGGCGCTCAACGGCAAACGAACGCGAGGCGGCGCAGATAATAGAGGACATAAGACCCAGAATCGTCATCCCGATGCACTATGGGATTTACGGGCAGGGGAGCGTCGAAAAGCTCCAGAACGAACTGAGAAAGCGGCGCATCTGGGTCATGGTTCGCCCCATGGAACCCTATGAGGAGCTCACCCTATAG
- the radB gene encoding DNA repair and recombination protein RadB, whose amino-acid sequence MLTTGVKSLDELLGGGIAEEVLTQIYGSFATGKTTLAVQIGLLSSGKVAYVDTEGGFSPERLSQMAESRGFDPEEALQRFILFTPSDFKEQRRTIGSLKKVVDGSFSLVVVDSITAHYRVEEHRKNLTAELGKQLQVLLWIARRNRIPVIVINQVHFDSRAERMKPVAEHTLNYRTKDILRLDKLNTPGMRVALLERHRFRPEGGMVYFRITEKGIEDAIETKQENV is encoded by the coding sequence ATGCTCACCACGGGGGTAAAATCACTCGACGAGCTTCTCGGAGGGGGCATAGCCGAGGAAGTTCTGACCCAGATTTACGGGAGCTTTGCCACCGGGAAGACAACGCTCGCGGTGCAGATAGGCCTTCTCAGTTCGGGAAAGGTCGCCTACGTTGACACTGAGGGAGGCTTCTCACCGGAAAGGCTGAGCCAGATGGCCGAGTCCCGGGGGTTTGATCCGGAGGAGGCCCTTCAAAGATTTATCCTTTTCACGCCCTCCGATTTCAAGGAGCAGAGGCGCACCATAGGAAGCCTGAAAAAGGTCGTTGATGGGTCGTTTTCCCTCGTGGTGGTGGATTCAATAACGGCACACTACCGCGTTGAAGAGCACAGGAAGAACCTCACGGCCGAGCTCGGCAAACAGCTCCAGGTTCTCCTGTGGATAGCGAGGAGAAACCGCATCCCCGTGATAGTCATAAATCAGGTTCACTTCGACAGCAGGGCGGAGAGGATGAAGCCCGTCGCCGAACACACCCTCAACTACCGCACCAAGGACATCCTCAGACTCGACAAGCTCAACACGCCCGGGATGAGGGTGGCCCTCCTGGAAAGACACAGGTTCAGGCCGGAGGGAGGGATGGTCTACTTCAGGATAACGGAGAAGGGGATTGAGGACGCAATCGAAACAAAACAAGAAAACGTCTGA
- a CDS encoding ribonuclease E/G, with translation MSTDTGVSVRVRGIYSTALTKLFLDRGFGISQPSNRIVERFNLEKTYDEFDVDVYDKKDHHGVILVGTKVEEVKAVLEDELIDVFFRKLPYQLYGIYKGMVVKRDERYVYIDIGSAIGTVVASELPRAMEGDEVLVQVKKHNLLPQLSVTLTIPGDYAVLIPKPIGAQRHVKISRKIREQSERERLRILGLSIDLGEWGILWRTAAAYKDWNTLRDEIINLSKLADRLKKADSYTAPSLIIEGRNIYEVEFGGGAKKKLDEIRNRVVPTVEGHHQLKAYDPELSFAVEIAEGILSKVPTQREKVKTGFWEALIANKGPKKGWLFSLEHYKPDGQRIKIGPGEILEVSQNPLRVRFKRHLKPGKFYDGLDMPIEFGDYVITEIEAGKWWFVHRYYDRNGNPKGEYYNINTPVEIYPDRARYIDLEVDIVKWPDGKKEIIDKEKLTQHYEEGVITEKLYRAVLRIVQEVYERV, from the coding sequence GTGTCTACAGACACAGGAGTTTCAGTTCGAGTTAGGGGCATCTACTCAACAGCCCTTACAAAGCTCTTCCTCGACAGGGGCTTTGGAATCTCACAGCCCAGCAACAGGATCGTCGAGCGCTTCAACCTCGAAAAGACCTACGACGAGTTTGATGTTGATGTTTACGACAAAAAAGACCACCACGGGGTAATCCTGGTCGGGACGAAGGTTGAGGAGGTAAAGGCAGTCCTTGAGGACGAGCTCATAGACGTTTTCTTTAGGAAGCTCCCCTACCAGCTCTACGGCATCTACAAGGGGATGGTGGTCAAGAGGGACGAGCGCTACGTCTACATAGACATAGGAAGCGCCATCGGAACAGTGGTCGCCAGCGAACTGCCGCGTGCGATGGAGGGCGATGAGGTCCTCGTTCAGGTTAAGAAGCACAACCTCCTTCCCCAGCTGAGCGTTACCCTCACGATCCCCGGTGACTATGCCGTTCTAATCCCGAAGCCGATAGGTGCACAGAGGCACGTCAAGATATCCAGAAAGATAAGGGAGCAGAGCGAGCGCGAGAGGCTCCGCATCCTCGGACTCAGCATAGACCTGGGCGAATGGGGTATCCTCTGGAGGACGGCCGCAGCCTACAAGGACTGGAACACCCTTCGGGACGAGATAATAAACCTCTCCAAGCTGGCGGACAGGCTCAAGAAGGCGGACTCCTACACGGCCCCCTCCCTCATCATAGAGGGGAGGAACATATACGAGGTTGAGTTCGGCGGCGGGGCCAAGAAGAAGCTCGACGAGATAAGGAACCGGGTCGTTCCAACGGTTGAGGGTCACCACCAGCTGAAGGCCTACGATCCGGAGCTGAGCTTTGCGGTGGAGATAGCGGAGGGAATCCTCTCGAAGGTTCCCACCCAGAGGGAGAAGGTAAAGACGGGCTTCTGGGAGGCTCTCATAGCCAACAAGGGCCCCAAGAAGGGCTGGCTATTCAGCCTTGAGCACTACAAGCCCGACGGGCAGAGGATAAAGATAGGGCCCGGCGAGATACTCGAAGTGTCCCAGAACCCGCTCAGGGTGAGGTTCAAGCGGCACCTCAAGCCCGGAAAGTTCTACGACGGCCTGGACATGCCCATAGAGTTCGGGGACTACGTCATAACGGAGATAGAGGCCGGAAAGTGGTGGTTCGTGCACCGCTACTACGACCGCAACGGCAACCCCAAGGGCGAGTACTACAACATCAACACGCCGGTGGAGATATACCCGGACAGGGCGCGCTACATAGACCTCGAAGTTGACATCGTCAAGTGGCCGGACGGCAAGAAGGAGATAATAGACAAGGAGAAGCTCACCCAGCACTACGAGGAGGGTGTCATCACGGAGAAGCTCTACAGGGCGGTGCTCAGGATAGTGCAGGAGGTATATGAGCGGGTTTAG